A part of Fusarium graminearum PH-1 chromosome 3, whole genome shotgun sequence genomic DNA contains:
- a CDS encoding nucleoside diphosphate kinase, with protein MVAEEPRQRKDPAVSGKENSKQQRRRTAENLAPPFFALLFALLAFYILFSPPSSSLSPPVPVCHSTISSSVSSSQVIPDKNIAKMSSSEQTFIAIKPDGVQRGLVGPIISRFENRGFKLAAIKLMTPGKEHLEKHYADLAGKPFFAGLIEYMNSGPICAMVWEGRDAVKTGRSILGATNPLASSPGTIRGDYAIDVGRNVCHGSDSVENAQKEIALWFKEGEVVSWKSAQFNWVYEKA; from the exons atggtTGCTGAAGAGCCCCGCCAGCGAAAAGACCCCGCCGTGAGCGGCAAAGAGAATAGCAAGCAACAGAGACGGAGAACTGCGGAAAATCTTGCCCCGCCAttttttgctcttctcttcgccCTCCTCGCCTTTTATATCCTCTTTTCACCGCCTTCTTCAAGCCTTTCCCCTCCAGTCCCCGTTTGCCATTCTACTATTTCCTCCTCtgtttcttcatctcaagtCATACCAGACAAGAATATCGCCAAAATGTCCTCCTCCGAGCAGAC cttcatcgccatcaagCCCGACGGTGTCCAG CGTGGACTCGTTGGCCCCATCATCTCTCGTTTCGAGAACCGAGG TTTCAAgcttgctgccatcaagCTTATGACCCCCGGCAAGGAGCACCTCGAGAAGCACT ACGCTGATCTCGCTGGCAAGCCTTTCTTCGCTGGTCTGATTGAGTACATGAACTCTGGCCCCATCTGCGCCATGGTCTGGGAGGGCCGTGACGCCGTCAAGACTGGCCGCT CCATCCTCGGTGCCACCAACCCCCTTGCCTCTTCCCCCGGTACCATCCGTGGTGACTACGCCATCGACGTCGGCCGCAACGTCTGCCACGGTTCCGACTCCGTCGAGAACGCCCAGAAGGAGATTGCTCTCTGGTtcaaggagggcgaggtTGTCTCCTGGAAGTCCGCCCAGTTCAACTGGGTCTACGAGAAGGCTTAA